In Nocardioides sp. InS609-2, a single genomic region encodes these proteins:
- the sufB gene encoding Fe-S cluster assembly protein SufB, which translates to MTSIEELNPELKGIGRYQFGWSDSDDAGATAKRGLNEDVVRDISGKKDEPQWMLDLRLKGLKLFHRKPMPTWGSDLSTIDFDNIKYFVRSSEKQATSWEDLPEDIKNTYDRLGIPEAEKQRLVAGVAAQYESEVVYHSIREDLEEQGVLFLDTDTALREQPELFQEYFGTVIPVGDNKFAALNTSVWSGGSFIYVPKGVHVDIPLQAYFRINTENMGQFERTLIIVDEDAYVHYVEGCTAPIYSSDSLHSAVVEIIVKKGGRCRYTTIQNWSNNVYNLVTKRATCEAGATMEWVDGNIGSKVTMKYPAIYLMGEHAKGETLSIAFAGEGQHQDAGAKMVHAAPNTSSSILSKSVARGGGRTSYRGLIQINEGAHGSKSNVLCDALLVDQISRSDTYPYVDIREDDVSMGHEASVSKVSDDQLFYLMSRGMEQDEAMAMIVRGFVEPIAKELPMEYALELNRLIELQMEGAVG; encoded by the coding sequence ATGACCTCCATCGAAGAGCTCAACCCCGAACTGAAGGGCATCGGCCGTTACCAGTTCGGCTGGAGCGACAGCGATGACGCGGGCGCGACCGCGAAGCGTGGACTCAACGAGGACGTCGTACGCGACATCTCCGGCAAGAAGGACGAGCCGCAGTGGATGCTCGACCTGCGTCTGAAGGGCCTCAAGCTCTTCCACCGCAAGCCGATGCCGACCTGGGGCTCCGACCTGTCGACGATCGACTTCGACAACATCAAGTACTTCGTCCGCTCCAGCGAGAAGCAGGCCACTTCGTGGGAGGACCTGCCCGAGGACATCAAGAACACCTACGACCGTCTCGGCATCCCCGAGGCCGAGAAGCAGCGCCTCGTCGCGGGCGTCGCGGCCCAGTACGAGTCGGAGGTCGTCTACCACTCGATCCGTGAGGACCTCGAGGAGCAGGGCGTCCTCTTCCTCGACACCGACACCGCGCTCCGCGAGCAGCCCGAGCTGTTCCAGGAGTACTTCGGCACGGTCATCCCGGTCGGCGACAACAAGTTCGCCGCGCTCAACACCTCGGTGTGGTCGGGCGGGTCGTTCATCTACGTGCCGAAGGGTGTGCACGTCGACATCCCGCTGCAGGCCTACTTCCGCATCAACACCGAGAACATGGGCCAGTTCGAGCGCACGCTGATCATCGTCGACGAGGACGCCTACGTGCACTACGTCGAGGGCTGCACCGCGCCGATCTACTCGTCGGACTCGCTGCACTCCGCAGTCGTGGAGATCATCGTGAAGAAGGGCGGCCGCTGCCGCTACACGACCATCCAGAACTGGTCGAACAACGTCTACAACCTCGTGACCAAGCGCGCCACGTGCGAGGCCGGCGCCACGATGGAGTGGGTCGACGGCAACATCGGATCCAAGGTGACGATGAAGTACCCCGCCATCTACCTGATGGGCGAGCACGCCAAGGGGGAGACGCTCTCGATCGCGTTCGCGGGCGAGGGCCAGCACCAGGACGCCGGCGCCAAGATGGTGCACGCGGCGCCCAACACGTCCAGCTCCATCTTGTCCAAGTCCGTCGCGCGCGGCGGCGGCCGGACGTCGTACCGCGGGCTGATCCAGATCAACGAGGGCGCGCACGGCTCGAAGTCCAACGTGCTGTGTGACGCGCTGCTGGTCGACCAGATCAGCCGCAGCGACACCTACCCGTACGTCGACATCCGCGAGGACGACGTGTCCATGGGCCACGAGGCGAGCGTCTCGAAGGTCTCCGATGACCAGCTCTTCTACCTCATGTCGCGCGGCATGGAGCAGGACGAGGCGATGGCGATGATCGTGCGCGGCTTCGTCGAGCCGATCGCCAAGGAGCTGCCTATGGAGTACGCCCTGGAGCTCAACCGACTGATCGAACTGCAGATGGAGGGTGCTGTCGGATGA
- a CDS encoding helix-turn-helix domain-containing protein, translating into MERHQDEPTRQRVARSILDNGPSTAAALAERLDLTPAAVRRHLDHLVEEGAVTAAEQRIYGARGRGRPAKVFALTDDGRDEFDQQYDDLALDALRYLAEAAGDDAVMEFARRRVAFIERDCERLLADQPDLSPAHALAQVLTTGGYAATIRELPVVGPGSGEQLCQQHCPVSHVAHEFPQLCEAETEAIGRVLGTHVQRLATIAHGDGVCTTCIPSVSTEKEKR; encoded by the coding sequence GTGGAACGACACCAGGACGAGCCGACGCGCCAGCGCGTGGCACGGTCGATCCTGGACAACGGACCCTCCACCGCAGCCGCCCTGGCCGAGCGTCTCGACCTGACTCCGGCCGCCGTGCGCCGCCACCTCGACCACCTGGTCGAGGAGGGTGCGGTCACGGCCGCCGAGCAGCGCATCTACGGCGCACGCGGGCGCGGTCGACCGGCCAAGGTGTTCGCACTGACCGATGACGGCCGCGACGAGTTCGACCAGCAGTACGACGACCTGGCGCTCGACGCCCTGCGCTACCTCGCCGAGGCCGCGGGCGACGACGCCGTGATGGAGTTCGCCCGTCGCCGGGTGGCCTTCATCGAGCGCGACTGCGAGCGACTGCTCGCCGACCAGCCCGACCTGTCGCCGGCGCACGCGCTGGCCCAGGTGCTCACCACCGGTGGCTACGCGGCCACCATCCGTGAGCTTCCCGTCGTTGGCCCAGGATCTGGGGAGCAGCTGTGCCAGCAGCACTGCCCGGTCTCCCACGTCGCCCATGAGTTTCCGCAGCTGTGCGAAGCCGAGACCGAGGCCATCGGCCGCGTGCTCGGCACCCACGTCCAGCGGCTAGCCACGATCGCCCACGGCGACGGCGTGTGCACGACCTGCATCCCGAGTGTTTCAACCGAGAAGGAGAAGCGATGA
- a CDS encoding ABC transporter permease — protein MTTQIERPEIRDTGLLRQSLTITRRNLIHIKRMPEMLLDVTIQPVMFVLLFAFVFGGSIAVAGSPAGYREWLMAGIMGQTIAFASFIVAVGLTADIDKGIVDRMRSLPINPAAVLVGRSISSLLHSSIGIVIMSFTGLAIGWRIRGSFFDAVLAYLLLLLWGFAMIWLGILVGSAMRSVEAVNGLMFATMFPITFLANTFAPTDNMPAVLRTIAEWNPISSLVQAVRELWGNALPAPDDAALPLQHPVLTTLVWTVVLIAVLAPLALRAFQRRTAT, from the coding sequence GTGACCACCCAGATCGAACGCCCCGAGATCCGCGACACCGGGCTGCTGCGCCAGTCGCTGACGATCACCCGGCGCAATCTCATCCACATCAAGCGGATGCCCGAGATGCTGCTCGACGTCACCATCCAGCCGGTGATGTTTGTGCTGCTGTTCGCCTTCGTCTTCGGCGGCTCCATCGCCGTGGCCGGTTCGCCGGCGGGCTACCGCGAGTGGCTGATGGCCGGGATCATGGGCCAGACGATCGCGTTCGCGTCGTTCATCGTGGCCGTGGGTCTCACGGCCGACATCGACAAGGGCATCGTCGACCGGATGCGCTCCCTTCCCATCAACCCCGCCGCTGTGCTGGTCGGGCGCAGCATCTCCAGCCTGCTGCACTCCAGCATCGGCATCGTGATCATGTCCTTCACGGGACTGGCCATCGGCTGGCGCATCCGGGGCAGCTTCTTCGACGCCGTGCTGGCCTACCTGCTGCTGCTCCTGTGGGGCTTCGCGATGATCTGGCTCGGTATCCTCGTCGGCTCGGCCATGCGTTCGGTCGAGGCGGTCAACGGGTTGATGTTCGCCACCATGTTCCCGATCACGTTCCTGGCCAACACGTTCGCGCCGACCGACAACATGCCCGCGGTGCTACGCACCATCGCCGAGTGGAACCCCATCTCGTCGCTCGTGCAGGCCGTCCGCGAGCTGTGGGGCAACGCCCTGCCCGCGCCCGACGACGCAGCCCTGCCCCTCCAGCACCCGGTGCTCACCACGCTGGTCTGGACGGTCGTGCTCATCGCCGTGCTTGCTCCGCTGGCCCTGCGTGCGTTCCAGCGGCGTACGGCGACCTGA
- a CDS encoding ATP-binding cassette domain-containing protein, translating to MTPTPAIEADNLVKHFDDKVAVDGVSFSVPEGSVLGLLGPNGAGKTTTVRMMTTLSKPTSGTARVAGHDVIQDPRAVRRSMGLTGQAATVDELLTGRENIRLIGGLYGLSSSYIKRAGDDLLERFSLTDAGDRIVKTYSGGMRRRLDLAVSLVATPPVLFLDEPTTGLDPRSRVELWDVLRGLVRDGTTLLLTTQYLEEADQLADQIVVIDHGLVIEQGTAFELKNRSGQSAVVVTVSDASDLPRAEVLLRQVVDEVHIDEGARQLTAPADGLRAMTRIAGIFDDSDIELDDLGLKRPSLDDVFLRLTGHRAEETTEQTEEVAS from the coding sequence ATGACTCCCACCCCGGCCATCGAGGCCGACAACCTTGTCAAACACTTCGACGACAAGGTGGCGGTCGACGGGGTCAGCTTCTCGGTGCCCGAGGGCAGCGTGCTGGGCCTTTTGGGGCCTAACGGTGCCGGCAAGACCACCACCGTGCGCATGATGACGACGCTCTCGAAGCCCACGAGTGGCACCGCCCGCGTCGCCGGTCACGACGTCATCCAGGATCCCCGCGCCGTACGCCGCAGCATGGGGCTGACCGGTCAGGCCGCGACCGTCGACGAGCTGTTGACGGGGCGCGAGAACATCCGCCTCATCGGCGGGCTCTACGGCCTGTCGTCGAGCTACATCAAGCGCGCGGGCGACGACCTGCTCGAGCGCTTCTCGCTCACCGACGCCGGTGACCGCATCGTCAAGACCTACTCCGGCGGCATGCGTCGCCGGCTCGACCTCGCCGTCAGCCTGGTGGCGACCCCGCCGGTGCTGTTCCTCGACGAACCGACCACCGGCCTCGACCCCCGCAGCCGGGTCGAGCTGTGGGACGTGCTGCGCGGGCTGGTTCGCGACGGGACCACTCTGCTGCTCACGACGCAGTATCTCGAGGAGGCCGACCAGCTGGCCGACCAGATCGTGGTGATCGACCATGGCTTGGTCATCGAGCAGGGCACCGCGTTCGAGCTCAAGAACCGCTCCGGGCAGTCGGCTGTCGTGGTGACCGTCTCCGACGCCTCCGACCTGCCCCGGGCTGAGGTGCTGTTGCGTCAGGTGGTCGACGAGGTGCACATCGACGAGGGCGCCCGTCAGCTCACGGCACCGGCCGACGGCCTGCGGGCCATGACCCGGATCGCCGGCATCTTCGACGACAGCGACATCGAGCTCGACGACCTCGGGCTGAAGCGGCCGAGTCTCGACGACGTCTTCCTCCGCCTCACCGGCCACCGCGCCGAGGAGACCACCGAGCAGACCGAGGAGGTCGCCTCGTGA
- a CDS encoding ABC transporter ATP-binding protein, protein MPDRPSDLAVSVDGLVMRYGDKVAVDGLTMGVERGTITAVLGPNGAGKTTTLETCEGYRTPQQGSVTVLGLDPRRDRRELLPRLGVMLQGAGAWSGARAMEMLHHIASLHAHPHDVDALAERLGLGECGRTPYRRLSGGQQQRLGLAMAVVGRPELVFVDEPTAGMDPHARRATWELLTDLRAAGATVVLTTHLMDEAERLADRIHIIDHGRLLISGTPLELTRGGGGNATIRLVVTRPFPEGAPESLGAALGPNAVVTQLDEFSLVVTGPADSTTLGIVSRWCEQHDVLPESLTLGQRNLEDVFVELTGRGLRP, encoded by the coding sequence GTGCCTGACCGCCCGTCCGACCTCGCCGTCAGTGTCGACGGTCTGGTCATGCGGTACGGCGACAAGGTTGCCGTCGACGGTCTGACCATGGGCGTCGAGCGGGGCACGATAACGGCCGTCCTTGGGCCGAACGGCGCCGGCAAGACGACCACCCTGGAGACGTGCGAGGGCTACCGCACACCGCAGCAGGGCAGCGTCACGGTGCTGGGCCTCGACCCGCGTCGCGACCGGCGCGAGCTGCTGCCCCGCCTCGGCGTGATGCTGCAGGGCGCCGGCGCCTGGTCGGGCGCCCGGGCGATGGAGATGCTGCACCACATCGCGAGCCTGCACGCACATCCCCACGACGTCGACGCGCTGGCCGAACGGCTCGGTCTCGGCGAGTGCGGCAGGACGCCGTACCGGCGTCTCTCCGGCGGGCAGCAGCAGCGTCTCGGGCTGGCGATGGCGGTGGTCGGGCGCCCCGAGCTGGTGTTCGTCGACGAGCCCACCGCCGGGATGGACCCACACGCCCGGCGCGCGACGTGGGAGCTGCTCACCGACCTCCGCGCCGCCGGGGCGACCGTGGTGCTGACCACTCACCTGATGGACGAGGCAGAGCGCCTCGCCGATCGCATCCACATCATCGACCACGGAAGGCTGCTCATCTCGGGCACGCCGCTCGAGCTGACCCGAGGCGGCGGCGGCAACGCCACCATCCGCCTGGTCGTCACCCGCCCGTTCCCCGAAGGTGCGCCCGAGTCTCTGGGTGCCGCGCTCGGACCGAACGCCGTCGTCACCCAGCTCGACGAGTTCAGCCTGGTCGTCACCGGCCCCGCCGACTCGACCACCCTCGGCATCGTGTCGCGCTGGTGCGAGCAGCACGACGTGCTGCCCGAGTCGCTGACCCTGGGCCAGCGCAACCTCGAGGACGTCTTCGTCGAGCTGACCGGTCGGGGGCTGCGCCCGTGA
- a CDS encoding ABC transporter permease, whose amino-acid sequence MSLDLTPSPGAAPLRRQVFSQARMEARLMLRNGEQLLLAVVIPLLVLIGGVLAVDRVGLDLDHRPIDVLTPGVLALAVMSTAFTSLAIATGFERRYGVIKRLGASPLPRHGLLLGKILALLVVEGLQVVVIVVAATLLDWQPSSAGVLDVAPPAALAMLLGTAAFASLGLFVAGVLRAEATLAAANLVYLLLMAGGAVVIPATSYGGFGQVAEWLPSGALGEAMRAALIDGALDGRAMIVLLAWTAVGTVLTATTFSWE is encoded by the coding sequence GTGAGCCTGGACCTGACCCCCTCACCCGGTGCGGCACCGCTGCGTCGGCAGGTGTTCTCGCAGGCACGCATGGAGGCGCGGCTGATGCTGCGCAACGGCGAGCAGCTGCTGCTGGCCGTGGTCATCCCGCTGCTCGTGCTCATCGGTGGGGTGCTGGCCGTCGACCGGGTCGGCCTCGACCTCGACCACCGGCCGATCGACGTACTCACCCCGGGTGTGCTGGCGCTGGCCGTGATGTCGACGGCGTTCACGTCGCTGGCGATCGCGACCGGCTTCGAGCGCAGGTACGGCGTGATCAAGCGCCTCGGCGCCTCCCCGCTCCCCCGGCACGGCCTGCTGCTCGGCAAGATCCTCGCGCTCCTGGTCGTCGAGGGGTTGCAGGTCGTGGTGATCGTGGTCGCTGCCACGCTGCTCGACTGGCAGCCGTCGTCCGCTGGTGTCTTGGATGTCGCCCCACCCGCTGCGCTGGCGATGCTGCTCGGCACCGCCGCCTTCGCATCGCTCGGGCTGTTCGTCGCCGGGGTGCTGCGGGCAGAGGCCACGCTCGCGGCCGCCAACCTCGTCTACCTGCTGCTGATGGCCGGCGGCGCGGTGGTCATCCCCGCCACGTCGTACGGCGGCTTCGGCCAGGTCGCCGAGTGGCTGCCGAGTGGCGCGCTGGGCGAGGCGATGCGGGCCGCCCTGATCGACGGCGCCCTGGACGGCCGGGCGATGATCGTGCTGCTCGCCTGGACGGCCGTCGGCACAGTCCTGACCGCGACCACCTTCTCCTGGGAGTGA
- a CDS encoding COX15/CtaA family protein, whose product MPALIDRLARPLARFLWPLAVANLVVNIGIVVTGGAVRLTGSGLGCPTWPKCTEGSYVPHGELGINGAIEFGNRMLTWVLVAVAILCLLSAIGAGHRRAVRLSTLVALGIPAQALLGGVTVLTELNPWIVSLHLMVSMAIIGVCVVLVDALRGPGRRAADTRTARLGWLVFATAWVVLYLGTVVTGSGPHSGDTDSRRTGLDPQVLSHVHASAVYVLVALTIGLLALAHRTSDERVSRAAGLLLVIELAQGLVGFAQYSLDLPEALVALHMLGAAVLSASVTWAVLSARWRSVKPTVLSRP is encoded by the coding sequence GTGCCAGCCCTGATCGACCGTCTCGCCAGGCCGCTGGCGCGCTTCCTGTGGCCGCTGGCCGTGGCGAACCTGGTGGTCAACATCGGCATCGTCGTCACGGGTGGCGCCGTCCGGCTGACCGGCTCCGGCCTGGGCTGCCCGACGTGGCCGAAGTGCACCGAGGGGTCCTACGTCCCGCACGGCGAGCTGGGCATCAACGGCGCCATCGAGTTCGGCAACCGGATGCTCACCTGGGTGCTCGTCGCGGTCGCGATCCTGTGCCTGCTGTCGGCGATCGGAGCCGGGCACCGGCGTGCGGTCCGGCTCTCGACACTCGTGGCTCTCGGCATCCCGGCCCAGGCCCTCCTCGGCGGCGTCACCGTCCTCACCGAGCTCAACCCGTGGATCGTCTCGCTCCACCTGATGGTGTCGATGGCGATCATCGGGGTCTGCGTGGTCCTGGTCGACGCGTTGCGGGGGCCGGGGCGCAGAGCTGCCGACACCCGCACCGCCAGGCTGGGCTGGCTGGTGTTCGCCACCGCATGGGTCGTGCTCTATCTCGGCACGGTCGTGACGGGCAGCGGTCCGCACAGCGGCGACACCGACTCGCGTCGTACCGGACTCGACCCGCAGGTGCTGTCGCACGTGCACGCGTCAGCTGTCTACGTTCTGGTGGCGCTCACCATCGGCCTGCTCGCGCTGGCCCACCGCACCAGCGACGAACGCGTGTCACGCGCCGCCGGGCTGCTGCTGGTGATCGAGCTGGCGCAGGGCCTGGTCGGGTTCGCGCAGTACTCCCTCGACCTGCCCGAGGCGCTGGTCGCCCTCCACATGCTCGGCGCGGCCGTACTGTCGGCCAGCGTCACGTGGGCGGTGCTCTCCGCGCGCTGGCGCAGCGTCAAACCGACCGTCCTCAGTCGGCCCTGA
- a CDS encoding glycosyltransferase family 2 protein codes for MSVTSERIEAGNVATATRPTRPRVSVVVPALNEARNLELVLPALPFVHEVILVDGGSVDGTVATARRLMPDIRVIRQRRHGKGNALAAGFAEVTGDVVVTFDANGSADPHEIPRFVAALVDGADFAKASRLRRRGSAWPAGITSRVLGKELSDLCYGYNAFWADLAPMLDLPDHELPAPRHGEMLWGDGFEIETVINCRFAAAEAVITEVPVTGVSNGQGVGAFHVARAGLRVLWTLLRERRRVPVTRAAVVS; via the coding sequence ATGTCCGTGACGAGCGAACGGATCGAGGCCGGCAACGTCGCTACAGCGACTCGACCGACCCGGCCGCGAGTCAGCGTCGTGGTGCCCGCGCTCAACGAAGCGCGCAACCTCGAGCTGGTGCTACCTGCTTTACCATTCGTGCACGAAGTGATCCTTGTCGACGGCGGGTCCGTCGACGGCACCGTTGCAACCGCTCGCCGGTTGATGCCCGACATCCGGGTGATCCGGCAGCGCCGCCACGGCAAGGGCAACGCCCTCGCCGCCGGTTTCGCCGAGGTCACCGGCGACGTCGTGGTGACGTTCGACGCCAACGGCAGTGCCGACCCGCACGAGATCCCGCGGTTCGTCGCGGCCCTGGTTGATGGCGCCGACTTCGCGAAGGCCAGCCGACTACGCCGCCGGGGCAGCGCGTGGCCCGCCGGCATCACGAGCCGGGTGCTGGGCAAGGAGCTCAGCGATCTCTGCTACGGCTACAACGCCTTCTGGGCCGACCTGGCGCCGATGCTCGACCTGCCCGACCACGAGCTGCCCGCGCCGCGGCACGGCGAGATGCTGTGGGGTGACGGCTTCGAGATCGAGACGGTCATCAACTGCCGTTTCGCCGCTGCTGAGGCGGTCATCACCGAGGTGCCCGTCACCGGGGTGTCGAACGGCCAGGGTGTGGGCGCGTTCCACGTCGCACGCGCGGGCCTGCGTGTGCTGTGGACTCTGCTCAGGGAGCGGCGTCGGGTGCCCGTCACTCGGGCTGCGGTCGTCTCGTGA
- a CDS encoding heme o synthase, producing MTFRDVVAAYVGLTKPRVIELLLLTTVPVMFFAARGIPSLGLVVATVIGGTLSAGSASALNCVYDRDIDEQMRRTRRRALPRHVVSPTSALVFGLALGVLSTVILALWVNPLSAVLAVVANAFYVLVYTMVLKRRTTQNIVWGGLAGCFPALIGWTAVTGELAWTPVVLFLVVFFWTPPHTWALALRYREDYANVSVPMLPVVAPAREVGRQIVVYSWVMVATSLLLWPVAGTGPVYPVAAAVLGAAFIVEAYRMWGRAKTSESLSVIAPMRLFHSSNLYLSLLFVAVALDPLLTR from the coding sequence ATCACGTTCAGGGACGTCGTCGCGGCGTACGTCGGCCTCACCAAGCCGCGCGTCATCGAGCTGTTGCTGCTGACCACCGTGCCGGTGATGTTCTTCGCCGCTCGCGGCATCCCGTCACTCGGCCTTGTGGTCGCCACCGTCATCGGCGGCACCCTGAGCGCCGGCTCGGCGTCGGCCCTGAACTGTGTCTACGACCGCGACATCGACGAGCAGATGCGCCGCACCCGTCGACGGGCGCTTCCGCGCCACGTCGTCTCGCCGACGTCGGCGCTGGTGTTCGGCCTGGCCCTCGGCGTGCTCAGCACGGTGATCCTGGCGCTCTGGGTCAACCCGCTGTCGGCTGTGCTGGCGGTGGTGGCCAACGCCTTCTACGTGCTCGTCTACACGATGGTGCTCAAGCGCCGCACTACCCAGAACATCGTCTGGGGCGGGCTGGCGGGCTGCTTCCCGGCCCTGATCGGCTGGACCGCCGTGACCGGCGAGCTGGCCTGGACTCCCGTCGTACTCTTCCTGGTCGTCTTCTTCTGGACGCCGCCCCACACGTGGGCGCTGGCGCTGCGCTACCGCGAGGACTACGCCAACGTCTCCGTGCCGATGCTCCCGGTCGTGGCCCCGGCGCGCGAGGTCGGCCGGCAGATCGTCGTCTACAGCTGGGTGATGGTCGCGACCTCACTGCTGCTGTGGCCCGTGGCCGGCACCGGTCCGGTCTACCCGGTCGCCGCCGCGGTCCTCGGTGCGGCGTTCATCGTCGAGGCCTACCGCATGTGGGGCCGGGCGAAGACGTCGGAGAGCCTGTCGGTGATCGCGCCGATGCGCCTGTTCCACAGCTCCAACCTCTATCTCTCGCTTCTCTTCGTGGCGGTCGCACTCGACCCGCTGCTGACGCGCTGA
- the tkt gene encoding transketolase — protein MTPNPSKLDWNDLDQKAVDTVRVLAMDAVQKVGNGHPGTAMSLAPAAYLLFQKVMRHNPADPHWPGRDRFVLSCGHSSLTLYLQLFLGGWGLELDDIKALRTWGSKTPGHPEYGHTAGVETTTGPLGQGIGNAVGMAMAARRERGMLDPNAAEGASPFDHHIYALCSDGDIEEGVSAEASALAGVQQLGNLTLIYDANRISIEDDTDIALAEDVAQRYEAYGWHVQTVDWTHDETKYSEDVPALYAAIQKAESVTDRPSFIVLRTIIAWPAPTLQNTGKSHGSALGDDEVAATKKVLGFDPDQTFEVPAGVLEHTREAVARGKAAQAAWDDEFKHWTTKPSADTELFDRMQTRSLPAGWADALPTFDADPKGVATRVASGKTINAIAPGMPELWGGSADLAGSNNTTIEGVPSFLPKDRSTKMFQGDPYAGRVLHFGIREHAMGAIMNGIAAHGGTRVFGGTFLTFSDYMRPSVRLASIMGLPVTYVWTHDSIGLGEDGPTHQPIEHLAALRAIPGLDVVRPGDANETVAAWAAILEHTDRPAGLCLSRQNLPVYPRDTEGYSDTSNVRRGGYVLLDTEGIPDVVLIGTGSELQLAVEARELLATDGVQARVVSMPCREWYDDQEASYRETVIPPHVKARVSVEAGIALGWRELVGDHGRIVSIEHYGASADYQRIYTEFGVTAEAVANAARDSISAVSA, from the coding sequence GTGACCCCCAACCCGTCGAAGCTCGACTGGAACGACCTCGACCAGAAGGCCGTCGACACTGTCCGCGTGCTCGCCATGGACGCGGTCCAGAAGGTCGGCAACGGCCACCCCGGTACCGCCATGAGCCTGGCGCCGGCGGCGTACCTGCTGTTCCAGAAGGTGATGCGGCACAACCCCGCCGACCCGCACTGGCCCGGCCGCGACCGGTTCGTGCTGTCGTGCGGCCACTCGTCGCTCACCCTCTATCTGCAGCTGTTCCTCGGCGGGTGGGGTCTCGAGCTCGACGACATCAAGGCGCTGCGCACGTGGGGCAGCAAGACGCCCGGTCACCCGGAGTACGGCCACACGGCCGGCGTCGAGACCACGACAGGCCCGCTCGGCCAGGGCATCGGCAACGCCGTCGGCATGGCCATGGCCGCGCGCCGCGAGCGCGGCATGCTCGACCCCAACGCGGCCGAGGGCGCCTCGCCTTTCGACCACCACATCTATGCGCTGTGCAGCGACGGTGACATCGAGGAAGGCGTCAGCGCCGAGGCCTCCGCCCTCGCGGGGGTGCAGCAGCTCGGCAACCTCACGCTGATCTACGACGCCAACCGGATCTCCATCGAGGACGACACCGACATCGCACTGGCCGAGGACGTCGCCCAGCGCTACGAGGCCTACGGCTGGCACGTGCAGACCGTCGACTGGACCCACGACGAGACGAAGTACTCCGAGGACGTCCCCGCGCTGTACGCCGCGATCCAGAAGGCCGAGTCGGTCACCGACCGGCCCAGCTTCATCGTGCTGCGCACGATCATCGCGTGGCCGGCGCCCACCCTGCAGAACACCGGCAAGAGCCACGGCTCCGCTCTCGGCGACGACGAGGTCGCGGCCACCAAGAAGGTGCTGGGCTTCGACCCCGACCAGACGTTCGAGGTGCCTGCGGGCGTGCTCGAGCACACCCGCGAGGCCGTGGCCCGTGGCAAGGCCGCCCAGGCCGCGTGGGACGACGAGTTCAAGCACTGGACCACCAAGCCGTCTGCCGACACCGAGCTCTTCGACCGGATGCAGACCCGCAGCCTGCCGGCCGGCTGGGCCGACGCGCTGCCGACCTTCGACGCCGACCCGAAGGGCGTCGCGACCCGCGTCGCCTCCGGCAAGACCATCAACGCGATTGCGCCCGGCATGCCCGAGCTGTGGGGCGGTTCGGCCGACCTGGCCGGCTCCAACAACACCACCATCGAGGGTGTCCCGTCGTTCCTGCCGAAGGACCGCTCCACCAAGATGTTCCAGGGCGACCCGTACGCCGGCCGCGTGCTGCACTTCGGCATCCGCGAGCACGCCATGGGTGCGATCATGAACGGCATCGCCGCGCACGGCGGCACCCGTGTGTTCGGTGGCACATTCCTCACCTTCTCCGACTACATGCGCCCGTCGGTCCGGCTGGCCTCGATCATGGGCCTGCCGGTCACCTACGTGTGGACCCACGACTCCATCGGTCTGGGCGAGGACGGACCGACGCACCAGCCGATCGAGCACCTCGCCGCGCTGCGGGCGATCCCCGGCCTCGACGTCGTCCGGCCGGGTGACGCCAATGAGACGGTGGCTGCCTGGGCGGCGATCCTCGAGCACACCGACCGGCCCGCCGGGCTGTGCCTGAGTCGTCAGAACCTGCCGGTCTACCCACGCGACACCGAGGGCTACAGCGACACCAGCAACGTCCGCCGCGGCGGCTACGTCCTGCTCGACACCGAGGGCATCCCCGACGTCGTACTCATCGGCACCGGTTCCGAGCTCCAGCTCGCCGTCGAGGCGCGCGAGTTGCTCGCCACCGACGGTGTGCAGGCGCGCGTCGTCTCGATGCCGTGCCGCGAGTGGTACGACGACCAGGAGGCGTCCTACCGCGAGACGGTCATCCCGCCGCACGTGAAGGCCCGGGTGAGCGTCGAGGCCGGCATCGCCCTCGGCTGGCGCGAGTTGGTCGGCGACCACGGCCGCATCGTCTCCATCGAGCACTACGGCGCCTCGGCCGACTACCAGCGCATCTACACCGAGTTCGGCGTCACGGCCGAGGCCGTCGCCAACGCCGCCCGCGACTCCATCTCGGCGGTCTCGGCCTGA